A single Streptomyces sp. Edi2 DNA region contains:
- a CDS encoding DUF2397 family protein: MQRFYRQVLAGTPTVREIPIVSLSRIVTHLEKLAESLGTREPAAGHLEAAGVDAVSAVFTSHDDLDAALVGAEDALMSLADRFNLDEERAKNIKGLLVDYATRVAAELNSGSARAAAALTVLRPW, translated from the coding sequence GTGCAGCGCTTCTACCGGCAGGTCCTGGCCGGCACGCCGACCGTGCGGGAGATCCCGATCGTGTCGCTCAGCCGCATCGTGACCCACCTTGAGAAGCTCGCCGAGTCGCTGGGCACGAGGGAGCCGGCCGCCGGTCATCTGGAGGCCGCAGGCGTCGATGCAGTGAGCGCCGTGTTCACCAGTCACGATGACCTGGACGCGGCCCTGGTCGGTGCCGAGGATGCGCTGATGAGCTTGGCCGACCGGTTCAACCTGGACGAGGAACGCGCCAAGAACATCAAGGGCCTGCTGGTCGACTATGCCACCCGCGTCGCCGCCGAACTCAACTCCGGCTCGGCGCGAGCGGCAGCGGCACTGACGGTGTTGCGGCCATGGTT
- a CDS encoding GNAT family N-acetyltransferase: MGTLSYILREDTWGNGYATEAVEHVTAFAIATAGLERREAMHTPTIRPPAESWPKPVHPHRHFRPARRRRNRRAVPGVCTAVARSSTPLLLITDGKSDLMPIIGPGYDDPESTTTTPPGEPQDTLPAMAVREIRRGRM; the protein is encoded by the coding sequence CTGGGCACCCTCAGCTACATCCTCCGCGAGGACACCTGGGGCAACGGCTACGCCACCGAAGCGGTCGAGCACGTCACCGCCTTCGCCATCGCCACCGCCGGCCTGGAGCGCCGGGAGGCCATGCACACCCCGACAATCCGGCCTCCGGCCGAGTCCTGGCCAAAGCCGGTTCACCCGCACCGGCACTTCCGACCGGCCCGCCGACGACGCAACCGCCGTGCCGTACCAGGTGTATGCACTGCCGTTGCCCGGAGCTCCACTCCATTACTGCTGATCACCGACGGGAAATCAGACCTCATGCCCATCATCGGTCCCGGCTACGACGACCCCGAGTCGACAACTACGACTCCGCCTGGGGAACCCCAGGACACCCTTCCGGCGATGGCTGTTCGAGAAATTCGCCGCGGCCGGATGTGA
- a CDS encoding WYL domain-containing protein, which produces MLTQRQGSTYRIWPRHCDTARRLRIQYRRSAENQASTRVVDPYGIVAKSGRWYLIADDQGNGRPAPALERLSSYEQLDAPAALRPSETLRTRWAALKERTEGQGRVSVTVRLPENGLDLARRILGNRIHDVSDAENGWCTVVVRYPDIESVRQLLQFGDHIEILTPETARERISQLARDLVERHSTPAS; this is translated from the coding sequence TTGCTGACTCAGAGGCAGGGGTCGACGTATCGGATCTGGCCTCGGCACTGCGACACCGCCCGCCGGCTGCGAATCCAATACCGGCGCAGCGCCGAGAATCAGGCCTCAACGCGGGTGGTCGACCCGTACGGGATCGTCGCGAAATCCGGTCGCTGGTATCTCATCGCCGATGACCAGGGGAACGGTCGGCCTGCTCCCGCTCTGGAACGACTCTCGTCCTACGAACAACTCGACGCGCCAGCTGCTCTCCGACCAAGCGAAACCCTCCGCACCAGATGGGCCGCGTTGAAGGAACGCACAGAGGGGCAAGGTCGCGTGAGCGTGACCGTCCGCCTGCCAGAAAATGGACTCGACCTGGCGCGGCGCATCCTCGGCAACCGCATCCACGACGTCTCCGACGCGGAAAACGGCTGGTGCACCGTCGTCGTCCGCTACCCCGACATCGAGTCAGTGCGTCAGCTCCTCCAGTTCGGCGACCACATCGAGATACTCACCCCAGAGACAGCCCGCGAACGCATCAGTCAGCTCGCCAGAGACCTGGTTGAAAGGCACTCAACCCCGGCCTCGTGA
- a CDS encoding RICIN domain-containing protein: protein MPDEQPPDPRRARTPAEFVVVMRLMKDRSGLTYRQLAVHAEERGDALPASTLAGTLSRGSLPRPEVVEAFVRACGGSPRDVERWLRAHRDLTRSSPHTTAPEDTTAAGDTDTSGTHQGKPSPEQGTTPGPRRPAHGRLIGSVSLALLAVTGGSLALTRLTREETAPAHIIGAAPASATPRAALPGPQPGIYRIRSAASSLCLSEREEESSGRIYQATCAKAVPVYSVEPMEDGTYRLRSLHPVFGNGCLGVTGGSTHTGAQLTNDYCGHRGNAEHFQLQPAGHARYRLVPTHTGACTSIHGSPPTQWTPVIQLPCRTKDPKQLFLLDSRPPPTPAPSITNN, encoded by the coding sequence ATGCCCGACGAGCAGCCACCCGATCCCCGGCGAGCCAGGACTCCGGCGGAGTTCGTCGTGGTGATGCGGCTCATGAAGGACCGTTCAGGCCTGACGTACCGGCAGCTGGCCGTGCACGCCGAAGAACGCGGGGACGCGCTCCCGGCCAGCACCCTTGCCGGTACCCTCAGCCGCGGTTCCCTTCCCCGCCCCGAGGTCGTGGAGGCTTTCGTCCGCGCCTGCGGTGGTTCTCCGCGCGACGTTGAACGCTGGCTGAGGGCCCACCGCGACCTGACCCGCAGCAGCCCCCATACCACCGCCCCCGAGGACACCACGGCGGCGGGCGACACCGACACAAGCGGCACTCACCAGGGAAAGCCGTCCCCTGAACAGGGGACGACTCCGGGACCGAGGAGGCCGGCACACGGTCGCCTCATCGGCAGCGTCTCCTTGGCCCTGCTGGCCGTGACCGGCGGCTCCCTGGCGCTCACGCGCCTCACCCGGGAGGAAACAGCCCCGGCACATATCATCGGTGCGGCTCCGGCCTCCGCCACGCCCCGCGCCGCGCTCCCCGGACCCCAGCCGGGCATCTACCGCATCCGTTCCGCTGCCTCGTCGCTCTGCCTGTCCGAACGAGAAGAGGAGAGCAGCGGCCGCATCTACCAGGCCACCTGCGCCAAAGCCGTCCCGGTCTACTCCGTCGAGCCGATGGAAGACGGCACCTACCGGCTCCGCTCCCTCCACCCGGTCTTCGGCAACGGCTGCCTCGGCGTGACGGGCGGGAGCACACACACAGGCGCCCAACTGACGAACGACTACTGCGGCCACCGCGGAAACGCCGAACACTTCCAGCTCCAACCCGCCGGCCACGCCCGCTACCGACTCGTCCCCACCCACACCGGCGCCTGCACCTCGATCCACGGAAGCCCACCGACGCAATGGACCCCCGTGATCCAGCTTCCCTGCCGCACAAAGGACCCAAAGCAGCTTTTCCTCCTCGACAGCCGCCCCCCACCGACACCCGCACCCTCCATCACCAACAACTGA